In Mustela nigripes isolate SB6536 chromosome 10, MUSNIG.SB6536, whole genome shotgun sequence, one DNA window encodes the following:
- the S100A5 gene encoding protein S100-A5, with amino-acid sequence MVVLPSPFTLQSSLMETPLEKALTTMVTTFHKYSGREGSKLTLSRRELKELIRKELCLGEKMKETSIDDLMKSLDKNSDQEIDFKEYSVFLTTLCMAYNDFFLEDRK; translated from the exons ATGGTggttcttccctcccccttcaccCTCCAGAGCTCACTGATGGAGACACCTCTTGAGAAGGCCCTGACCACTATGGTCACCACTTTCCATAAATATTCGGGGAGAGAAGGCAGCAAACTGACCCTGAGCAGGAGGGAACTAAAGGAGCTGATCAGGAAGGAGCTATGTCTTGGAGAG AAGATGAAGGAGACCAGCATTGATGACCTGATGAAGAGCTTGGACAAGAACAGTGACCAGGAAATCGACTTCAAGGAGTACTCGGTGTTCCTCACCACACTGTGCATGGCCTACAACGACTTCTTCCTGGAGGACAGGAAATGA
- the LOC132026280 gene encoding protein S100-A6 — MACPLDQAIGLLVAIFHKYSGREGDKSTLSKKELKELIQKELTIGAKLQDADIAKLMEDLDRNKDQVVNFQEYVTFLGALALIYNDALKG, encoded by the exons ATGGCGTGCCCCCTGGACCAGGCCATTGGCCTCCTCGTGGCTATCTTCCATAAGTACTCGGGCAGGGAAGGCGATAAGAGCACTCTGAGCAAGAAGGAGCTGAAGGAGCTGATCCAGAAGGAGCTCACCATCGGCGCG AAGCTGCAGGATGCTGACATTGCAAAGCTCATGGAGGACCTGGACCGGAACAAGGACCAGGTGGTGAACTTCCAGGAATATGTCACCTTTCTGGGAGCCTTGGCTTTGATCTACAATGATGCCCTCAAGGGCTGA